In Triticum aestivum cultivar Chinese Spring chromosome 5B, IWGSC CS RefSeq v2.1, whole genome shotgun sequence, the following proteins share a genomic window:
- the LOC123114326 gene encoding phosphatidylinositol transfer protein 3 yields the protein MDCGGEEQARQNGHAGDGGDPAEWKMVAELRAVVEAQDPAAKEEDDFMLRRFLRARDHNVGKASAMFLKYLAWKRAAKPWGSITEAEVRGELVQDKLYVQGFDKTGRPMIYLFGNRHFAAKRDLEEFKRYVVYILDSTCTKLPAGQEKFASVVDLKGWGYANCDIRAKLAALEIMQNYYPERLGRVFLIHVPYVFMAAWKMVYPFIDDNTKKKFVFVADKDLDATLRDAIDVSQLPEQYGGKLRLEGYKSSSTCN from the exons ATGGACTGCGGCGGTGAGGAGCAGGCGAGGCAGAACGGCCatgccggcgacggcggcgacccggCCGAGTGGAAGATGGTGGCCGAGCTCCGGGCCGTGGTGGAGGCGCAGGACCCCGCAGCCAAG GAGGAGGACGACTTCATGCTGCGGCGGTTCCTGCGCGCCCGTGACCACAACGTCGGCAAGGCGTCGGCGATGTTCCTCAAGTACCTCGCATGGAAGCGCGCCGCCAAGCCGTGGGGATCCATCACCGAGGCCGAGGTGCGCGGCGAGCTCGTGCAGGACAAGCTCTACGTGCAGGGCTTCGACAAGACGGGCCGCCCCATGATCTACCTCTTCGGCAACCGGCACTTCGCCGCCAAGCGCGACCTCGAGGAGTTCAAGCGCTACGTCGTCTACATCCTCGACAGCACCTGCACCAA GTTGCCGGCGGGGCAGGAGAAGTTTGCGTCGGTGGTGGATCTGAAGGGGTGGGGGTACGCGAACTGCGACATCCGGGCAAAGCTGGCGGCGTTGGAGATCATGCAGAACTACTACCCGGAGCGGCTGGGCCGGGTGTTCCTGATCCACGTGCCTTACGTGTTCATGGCGGCGTGGAAGATGGTGTACCCCTTCATCGACGACAACACCAAGAAGAAGTTCGTTTTCGTAGCTGACAAGGACCTCGACGCCACGCTCCGGGACGCCATCGACGTGTCTCAGCTGCCCGAGCAGTACGGCGGCAAGCTCAGACTTGAGGGGTACAAGAGCTCGTCGACATGCAACTGA